Proteins found in one Quercus robur chromosome 2, dhQueRobu3.1, whole genome shotgun sequence genomic segment:
- the LOC126713730 gene encoding E3 ubiquitin-protein ligase ATL42-like, which yields MNQFLLLILVLHFMFINVKAQMAGDNQAASQPVQPSLAVVIGILSIMFSLTFLLLVYAKFCHRRGSIHSDPQNFGFIRSSSRFSGIDKTVIESLPFFRFSSLKGTKEGLECSVCLSKFEDTEMLRLLPKCKHAFHIDCIDNWLIKHSSCPLCRHKVSPEDPTIYTYTNSMRLMNQSELRQDSNIELFVQREEDHHGSSRFSIGSSFRKTEKGNTEEKPLIFQEEADNNDENNKVLHKHNHKIIVSDFIFNNRWSSVSSSDLMFLNSELLSATSSYRFSSLDWNNEQSSTARSLENGHIVKIKEEMELKRSFETKVSTLNKTSPVSFPGLPSTSDSTPNLSQTSRYMNPTERRSMSEITALSRYEDISGIKNRIEESSLIENNVKAERMRRLWFPIAKRTVKWYANRERRSQQSQNTQRVLDV from the coding sequence ATGAATCAATTTCTTTTGCTAATTTTGGTTCTCCATTTCATGTTCATCAATGTCAAAGCACAAATGGCAGGGGATAATCAAGCTGCTTCACAACCTGTGCAACCAAGTCTTGCAGTTGTCATAGGTATCCTCTCAATCATGTTTTCATTaacatttcttcttcttgtctACGCCAAATTCTGTCACAGGAGAGGGTCCATTCACAGCGATCCACAAAACTTTGGATTTATTAGATCAAGCTCTCGATTTTCTGGGATTGATAAGACAGTGATTGAGTCACTTCCATTCTTTAGATTCTCTTCACTTAAGGGGACAAAGGAAGGACTTGAATGCTCAGTCTGCCTATCCAAATTCGAAGATACTGAAATGCTTCGATTGCTGCCCAAGTGTAAACATGCCTTTCACATTGACTGCATCGACAATTGGCTTATAAAGCATTCAAGCTGTCCTCTTTGCAGGCATAAGGTAAGCCCTGAGGACCCAACAATTTATACATACACAAATAGTATGAGATTGATGAACCAGTCTGAGCTGAGACAAGACTCTAATATAGAGCTCTTTGTCCAAAGAGAAGAAGATCATCACGGATCTTCAAGATTCAGCATTGGAAGCAGCTTTCGAAAAACTGAAAAGGGTAATACAGAAGAAAAACCATTAATATTCCAAGAAGAAGCTGACAATAATGATGAAAACAACAAAGTCTTGCACAAGCACAACCACAAGATTATTGTATCTGACTTTATTTTCAACAACCGGTGGAGCAGTGTGAGTTCTTCAGACCTGATGTTCTTGAACTCGGAGTTGCTTAGTGCTACGTCAAGCTATAGATTCTCTTCTTTGGATTGGAATAACGAGCAGTCCTCAACAGCCAGATCTTTAGAAAATGGACATATTGTGAAGATTAAAGAGGAGATGGAGTTGAAGAGATCATTTGAGACCAAGGTTAGTACACTCAACAAAACTAGTCCAGTTTCATTTCCGGGTCTTCCTTCTACATCAGATTCCACACCAAATTTGAGTCAGACATCAAGGTATATGAATCCAACCGAGAGAAGATCAATGTCAGAAATAACTGCACTTTCAAGATATGAAGATATTTCTGGTATAAAGAACAGAATTGAAGAGTCTTCTTTGATTGAAAACAATGTTAAAGCGGAAAGAATGAGGCGGCTTTGGTTCCCAATTGCCAAAAGAACAGTTAAGTGGTATGCCAATAGAGAAAGAAGGTCCCAACAGTCTCAGAACACACAACGAGTATTAGATGTATAA